A stretch of the Ischnura elegans chromosome 5, ioIscEleg1.1, whole genome shotgun sequence genome encodes the following:
- the LOC124159301 gene encoding NEDD8-conjugating enzyme Ubc12 translates to MIKLFSLKQQKKDGEAAPRGGNQKKASAAQLRITKDIHELNLPKTCVVDFPDPDDLLNFKLIISPDEGFYRGGRFSFCFKVGQMYPHEPPKVKCETPPYHPNIDLEGNVCLNILREDWKPVLTINSIIYGLQYLFLEPNPEDPLNKEAAEVLQNNRRLFEQNVQKAMRGGYVGSVYFDRCLK, encoded by the exons atgataaaactgtTTTCTCTGAAGCAGCAGAAAAAAGATGGAGAAGCTGCTCCTAGAGGTGGTAACCAAAAGAAAGCTTCTGCGGCTCAGCTACGAATTACAAAag acatCCACGAATTAAACCTTCCGAAAACGTGTGTCGTCGATTTTCCAGACCCAGACGATCTTCTGAATTTCAAGCTTATTATATCTCCAGATGAG GGATTCTATAGAGGAGGAagattttctttttgtttcaaaGTTGGACAGATGTATCCACACGAGCCACCAAAAGTTAAATGTGAGACACCGCCATACCATCCAAATATAGATCTTGAAGGGAATGTTTGCCTTAATATCCTAAGGGAGGACTGGAAACCTGTGCTCACCATTAATTCTATCATTTATGGTCTTCAGTATTTGTTCTTG GAACCTAATCCAGAAGATCCTTTGAACAAGGAGGCTGCTGAGGTTTTGCAAAACAATCGTCGGTTGTTTGAGCAGAATGTGCAGAAGGCTATGAGAGGAGGTTATGTTGGCTCTGTATATTTTGATCGGTGCCTGAAGTGA